Proteins co-encoded in one Streptomyces roseochromogenus subsp. oscitans DS 12.976 genomic window:
- a CDS encoding protein meaA — protein sequence MTERQKDRPWLMRTYAGHSTAEASNELYRRNLAKGQTGLSVAFDLPTQTGYDPDHILARGEVGRVGVPVAHLGDMRRLFQDIPLEQMNTSMTINATAMWLLALYQVVAEEQGADITKLQGTTQNDIVKEYLSRGTHVFPPGPSLRLTTDMIAYTVSRIPKWNPINICSYHLQEAGATPVQEIAYAMSTAIAVLDAVRDSGQVPQERMGDVVARISFFVNAGVRFIEEMCKMRAFGRIWDKVTRERYGIENAKQRRFRYGVQVNSLGLTEAQPENNVQRIVLEMLAVTLSKDARARAVQLPAWNEALGLPRPWDQQWSLRIQQVLAYESDLLEYEDIFEGSKVIEAKVDQLVTDALAEIDRIQEMGGAMAAVESGYLKSQLVASHAERRARIESGQEKIVGVNAFEGTEPNPLTADLDTAIMTVDPAVEARVIASLQHWRDTRYQPPFNHPRPCKALERLKEAAKGTENLMEATLECARAGVTTGEWAAALREVFGEYRAPTGVSSAPVAVAAEPGSALAGVRAKVDATARDLGVGKLRFLVGKPGLDGHSNGAEQIAVRARDAGFEVVYQGIRLTPEQIVDAALAEDVHAVGLSILSGSHAQLVPDVLQRLRVAGATDIPVIAGGIIPNGDAEQLRSAGVAAVFTPKDFDITGIIGAIVDEIRKANKLDPLEVPA from the coding sequence ATGACAGAGCGTCAGAAGGACCGTCCGTGGCTCATGCGGACGTACGCGGGCCACTCGACGGCCGAGGCGTCCAACGAGCTGTACCGGCGCAACCTCGCCAAGGGCCAGACGGGTCTGTCGGTGGCGTTCGACCTGCCGACACAGACCGGCTACGACCCCGACCACATCCTCGCCCGCGGCGAGGTCGGCCGGGTCGGTGTGCCCGTCGCGCACCTCGGTGACATGCGTCGGCTGTTCCAGGACATCCCCCTGGAGCAGATGAACACCTCGATGACGATCAACGCCACCGCCATGTGGCTGCTGGCGCTCTACCAGGTCGTCGCCGAGGAGCAGGGCGCGGACATCACCAAGCTCCAGGGCACGACCCAGAACGACATCGTCAAGGAGTACCTCTCCCGCGGGACCCACGTCTTCCCGCCGGGGCCCTCGCTCCGCCTGACGACAGACATGATCGCGTACACGGTCTCCCGCATACCGAAGTGGAACCCGATCAACATCTGCAGCTACCACCTGCAGGAGGCCGGGGCCACACCGGTGCAGGAGATCGCGTACGCGATGTCCACCGCGATCGCCGTACTGGACGCCGTGCGCGACTCCGGCCAGGTGCCGCAGGAGCGCATGGGCGACGTGGTGGCCCGCATCTCCTTCTTCGTGAACGCGGGCGTCCGCTTCATCGAGGAGATGTGCAAGATGCGGGCGTTCGGCCGCATCTGGGACAAGGTCACGCGCGAGCGGTACGGCATCGAGAACGCCAAGCAGCGCCGCTTCCGCTACGGCGTCCAGGTCAACTCGCTGGGTCTGACCGAGGCGCAGCCGGAGAACAACGTCCAGCGGATCGTGCTGGAGATGCTGGCCGTGACCCTGTCGAAGGACGCACGCGCGCGTGCCGTACAGCTGCCGGCCTGGAACGAGGCCCTCGGCCTGCCCCGTCCGTGGGACCAGCAGTGGTCACTGCGCATCCAGCAGGTGCTCGCCTACGAGAGCGACCTGCTGGAGTACGAGGACATCTTCGAGGGCTCGAAGGTGATCGAGGCGAAGGTGGACCAGCTGGTCACCGACGCCCTCGCGGAGATCGACCGCATCCAGGAGATGGGCGGCGCGATGGCCGCGGTGGAGTCCGGCTACCTGAAGTCGCAGCTGGTCGCCTCGCACGCCGAGCGCCGGGCCCGGATCGAGTCCGGGCAGGAGAAGATCGTCGGCGTCAACGCCTTCGAGGGCACCGAGCCGAACCCGCTCACGGCCGACCTGGACACCGCGATCATGACGGTCGACCCGGCGGTCGAGGCCCGAGTCATCGCCTCGCTGCAGCACTGGCGCGACACGCGCTACCAGCCGCCCTTCAACCACCCGCGCCCCTGCAAGGCGCTGGAGCGGCTGAAGGAGGCCGCCAAGGGCACCGAGAACCTGATGGAGGCCACGCTGGAGTGCGCCCGTGCCGGGGTCACCACCGGGGAGTGGGCGGCCGCTCTGCGCGAGGTGTTCGGCGAGTACCGGGCGCCCACCGGGGTGTCCTCGGCGCCGGTGGCGGTCGCCGCCGAGCCGGGCTCCGCGCTCGCCGGGGTCCGCGCCAAGGTGGACGCCACCGCCCGCGACCTCGGCGTCGGCAAGCTGCGCTTCCTGGTCGGCAAGCCGGGCCTGGACGGGCACTCCAACGGCGCCGAGCAGATCGCCGTACGCGCCCGTGACGCCGGCTTCGAGGTGGTCTACCAGGGCATCCGGCTCACCCCCGAGCAGATCGTGGACGCGGCCCTCGCCGAGGACGTGCACGCGGTGGGCCTGTCCATCCTGTCCGGCTCGCACGCCCAACTGGTGCCGGACGTGCTCCAGCGGCTGCGTGTGGCCGGTGCCACAGATATACCGGTGATCGCCGGTGGCATCATCCCGAATGGTGATGCCGAGCAGCTCAGGTCCGCAGGAGTGGCCGCCGTCTTCACCCCGAAGGACTTCGACATCACCGGAATCATCGGCGCGATCGTCGACGAGATCCGGAAAGCGAACAAGCTCGACCCCCTGGAGGTCCCCGCATGA
- a CDS encoding HpcH/HpaI aldolase/citrate lyase family protein — protein MTTPVNRLRPRRSCLAVPGSNPRFLEKAQGLPADQVFLDLEDACAPLAKPEARHTIVKFLNEGDWTGKTRVVRVNDWTTEWTYRDVVTVVEGAGQNLDCIMLPKVQTAEQVVALDLLLTQIEKTMGFEVGKIGIEAQIENAQGLNNVNAIAQASPRVETIIFGPADFMASINMKSLVVGEQPPGYPADAYHYILMKILMAARANNLQAIDGPYLQIRNIEGYREVAQRAAALGFDGKWVLHPGQVEASNEIFSPSQEDYDHAELILDAYDYYTSEAGGKKGSAMLGDEMIDEASRKMALVISGKGRAAGMQRTSKFEIPEA, from the coding sequence ATGACCACCCCTGTCAACCGCCTTCGCCCGCGGCGCTCCTGCCTGGCCGTACCGGGCAGCAACCCGCGCTTCCTGGAGAAGGCGCAGGGCCTCCCCGCCGACCAGGTCTTCCTGGACCTGGAGGACGCGTGCGCGCCGCTCGCCAAGCCGGAGGCGCGGCACACCATCGTCAAGTTCCTCAACGAGGGTGACTGGACGGGCAAGACGCGCGTCGTGCGCGTCAACGACTGGACGACCGAGTGGACGTACCGCGATGTCGTCACGGTCGTCGAGGGCGCGGGCCAGAACCTGGACTGCATCATGCTGCCGAAGGTGCAGACGGCCGAGCAGGTCGTCGCCCTGGACCTGCTGCTGACGCAGATCGAGAAGACCATGGGCTTCGAGGTCGGCAAGATCGGCATCGAGGCGCAGATCGAGAACGCCCAGGGCCTGAACAACGTCAACGCGATCGCGCAAGCCTCCCCGCGCGTCGAGACGATCATCTTCGGCCCGGCCGACTTCATGGCCTCCATCAACATGAAGTCGCTGGTCGTGGGCGAGCAGCCGCCCGGCTACCCGGCGGACGCCTACCACTACATCCTGATGAAGATCCTGATGGCCGCCCGCGCCAACAACCTCCAGGCGATCGACGGCCCCTACCTGCAGATCCGCAACATCGAGGGCTACCGCGAGGTCGCGCAGCGCGCCGCGGCCCTCGGCTTCGACGGCAAGTGGGTGCTGCACCCGGGCCAGGTCGAGGCGTCCAACGAGATCTTCTCGCCGTCCCAGGAGGACTACGACCACGCCGAGCTGATCCTGGACGCGTACGACTACTACACGTCCGAGGCGGGCGGCAAGAAGGGCTCCGCGATGCTCGGCGACGAGATGATCGACGAGGCCAGCCGCAAGATGGCCCTGGTCATCTCCGGCAAGGGCCGCGCCGCCGGCATGCAGCGCACCAGCAAGTTCGAGATCCCGGAGGCCTGA
- a CDS encoding MaoC family dehydratase, whose protein sequence is MQFGRTYEEFEVGATYKHWPGKTVTEYDDHLFCLLTMNHHPLHMDTNYAEKTTDFGKNVVVGNYIYSLLLGMSVPDISGKAIANLEIESLKHVAPTFHGDTIYGETTVLDKWPSKSKNDRGIVYVETKGYKQDGTLVCVFRRKVMVPTETYIKERGGEQPGRPELTAPADKNTEK, encoded by the coding sequence ATGCAGTTCGGACGCACCTACGAGGAGTTCGAGGTCGGCGCGACGTACAAGCACTGGCCGGGCAAGACGGTCACGGAGTACGACGACCACCTGTTCTGTCTCCTCACCATGAACCACCACCCGCTCCACATGGACACCAACTATGCGGAGAAGACGACGGACTTCGGCAAGAACGTCGTCGTCGGGAACTACATCTACTCCCTGCTGCTCGGCATGAGCGTGCCGGACATCTCCGGCAAGGCGATCGCCAACCTGGAGATCGAGTCGCTCAAGCACGTGGCGCCGACCTTCCACGGCGACACGATCTACGGCGAGACGACCGTGCTCGACAAGTGGCCGTCGAAGTCGAAGAACGACCGCGGCATCGTCTACGTCGAGACCAAGGGCTACAAGCAGGACGGCACCCTGGTGTGCGTCTTCCGCCGCAAGGTCATGGTGCCCACCGAGACGTACATCAAGGAGCGCGGCGGCGAGCAGCCGGGCCGCCCGGAGCTGACCGCACCTGCGGACAAGAACACGGAGAAGT